The nucleotide sequence TTTAAGTATTATGGTATTCATGCTCTCCttatagtcggaactattttattatatagacTTATGTCTGTAGACTTTCAGCgtacatatgagtagaaaaacataatacttaaataaaagatagaatAATTATATAGAAATCATGTTCCGGAGACCGTACGAGATATCAGCTTGCGAGATACCCCAGTGGTTAGGCCATGTTTTACCTCTTATTGATGCATGACCCGTGGGGTTTGACTTGCCTTCGAGACGAATGTCTTCTTCGCAGCTGCATGACTCACGCCACTTACTTCAGAGCCTCTTGAGATGACATGAATCACCCGGTCCTGGCGAGGTGGTGAGCTTGGTGCGTCTCCTTTGGATTTCCCTGATGCTTCTTTGCTAAGATGAGCCTTGTCTTTCTCTGAAAGGAATTCTCCGAGATACCCCTTTTGGAGCAGTTTGTTGACCTCGATCTTCAGGGAGACGCAGTCTTCAGCTTTGTGGCCGTGATCAAGATGGAAGTCGCACCAGAGTCCCTGGTTCCGGAACGAGTCAGGTGCTTTCATCTTTGGGGGCCACTTgacctgttggcccatctgcCTCAGTGTGTTGACCAGCTATGGTGTGGATATTAAGAGATGGGAGATATCGGGTCAGGTAGATACAGCCATCccctcttctttttttaatggcTGGTATTGGAACCTGCCCCGGTTCTTGCTTCCGGAGTCCTTGGTACCCTTTTGGGAGGATTTTTCTTCTCGGTCTCCCCGGTCTGATCGGGTGGACCATTGATCCTGTTTGGGTTGAGCCTTGGCGCGGCTAAGGACGTCCTCTTCCCACTTCACATGTGCCCACGCTCGGGATAGCACATCCTCCATGGTTTTGCAAGGGTACATGGTTAGCTCTTTGTAGAGCCCTCCATCTGGAAGTAGGCCTCTCTTGAAGGCAGAGATTGCGGTAGGGATACTGCATTCAGGGACCGCTACCTTTTCTTGATTAAACGGGCTATGTAGAGGATCTCGATGCTGGAGGATCTCGTAGAGACCGTTTGAAATCTTCTCTAGGCTCCTGCTACTCGCGAATTGTTTTACGAACTTGTCGCTCAGGCCGGCAAAGGAAGAGATGGACCTGATAGTGAGATTGATGTACCATTGCAAGGCGGGTCCAATTACAGTGGAGCCGAACCCTTTACACGTGGTAGCTTCACGGGACTCCTTGAGGAGCGCAACCGCTAGCATCCTCTGTTTATACTGTGCAGTATGATCGTCGGAGTCCCCGGTACCATCGTACATCTTGATGCTGGGGAAGGAGAATTTCCGAGGCATCTCGACTGAGGCAATCTCCTCCGTGAAGGGAGTATCTGTGTACGCGTCGGGGTTGCTCCTCTGGATTGGGGGAGCTACTTCTGGTAGACGTTCCACCATGGATTGCATGGTGTCGAGCCTCTTGGAAAACATCTGCTCCAGATGGGCGGTTATGGAAGACTCGGCTGTCGTCTTCTCGGGTTCTTCTTTCTCGGATTCATGTTCGGAATCACTTTCCTCCAGGTCATAGATCTGGTGATCCTTGATCCCTTCTCGTGTTGCCCCGGCCGCCCCGAATGCGGGAGTCGTGTTAGTGGTGCCTTCTCCGGTGTTGGGAGTGCACAGGCTTCCCATAGGTCAAACCCGAGTGTTGAAGCGACGATTCTTGTTGCTCGTCGTGTTGGGAGCTTTGTTCTGGTTTCGGAGTGCAGTGTTCTCCATTTGTAGTTGGTTGAGTTTCTTGGCGCTTAACTCCAGCTGTTTGGAGTGTTCACCAAGTTTCTCCTTCAGGCTCTGAACCTCGGAGGAAAGCTCTAGATGTTTGGTTGTTTCCCGAGCCTTGTGCAAGTCGGTTACTTGGCCCTGCAGTCCGTCGATCTGTCGTTGAAGCTCGGCTTCTCTTGGGGTAAATTCTGATGGATTGTCTTGCTCATCCACCGCCATTGTCACGTAGcttagattactcccctccttttagcgccaaactgttaggggatttttgtgtaggctctttgtgagtaccacatAACGATGAATGAGCTGGTGAACCTTGCGGTCTAGTGAGTATTTCAGAATACTTCGTGAGGTTTTAAGGATGTATGAAGAGAATAACAAGAGAATAGGCTTGAAGAGACGTATTATTAGATGAATAGACAAGAACAAGAGAGGTTACAATGATTTTTGaataaaccctagttctagccgtctAACTTTAGTCTCTAAGCCTTGGAGAAGTCGATCCCTTGCTTGAGGGCTGTTGTAGCTCTTATATAGTCGTCTAGAAGTCGGTTtcattaggttaaactctttcatattcggaaatatggaaggtttcTCCTTgtcggaagttttccatttcttggaaggAAGCAGGGTCCAGGGACCGAGCTTAAGGTTTCCTCCGGCGAGGACCCCGGGTACTCATTTACCAGGGATTCGGGGATCTGATTCCTGCCTGGAGGCTGGGGGAAATAATACCGGAATATTTTTTCCCAAcagcatgcatgatatattagagctcaacccctTACACGCAGTGATCttcgatggcaatgtttcattggttaactaactagatcttggatctcattTTTCGTTTactgatcacaagaaagtgtcgatcaatggtcctatagggataccgatcgatacacctttcacaatatcggtcgattgtcagaagacaatatcgatcgatgcttctagttaagccctaggcacaggttgataatgctcactagcttTCTAGTTCAGCGGTAGCCTTTTTCCAGTAGTCTAgtatgacagattagattcagggCTGGATGgccaaggatgcttgactcatgcagattcctaggttcaatattctagttagcaaggctggaacaagcattaagaacaatgaATCTATGAATACCACAACTTATCactctatagttggggctaatccctctaacctatttgaaccctagacctaacaggtggatctattcagacatgaagtttgtcacaaaaatcatagaaagaatagatgaaaagcatatataatataaaaccaaCACAATAGAGTTCCAGGAAGACTCTAaaggagttcctcctttctctccaAACTGAGAATAAGGATAAAAGAAagcttagccgtcaacaatggcttagaaaacacataaatatgcTCGGCCCACGTTCAAtcagtcataaaatatgctcggcccacgttctggcatccatatcgatcgatgtcaagagttCTGCGTCGATCGACATATGTTCTtcttctcgacagcttcctctcgcgaggcagactgaccactcctcagtaaaacgggcataacttctgctacaggatgatGATtgactgtgggaaccgaaattcgcactgtcgatttccgtttaaaaaaaggaaactaggaaaaccctaatttcccagaggacccggatatctgttaattaccacacatcaagcaatcagaacatgagaacaacaacgataaaaataagaaatcgaaaagagagcaaagaagatcttattctgaatctgcgtatgagcgtttacaacaaggtataagcctgagCTCGAGAGCTGatggcgagattcctagttctagcaaccctaagacggctaaacctaattgagtcgcagctcgaaataacaaaaacggaaaattgcctaaattgctctaagtgctaagtttgctctgaaaaagttatctcctctgctcctcgcctaggactccttatatactagctccaaggtcggtttacgcttttactcttctgcccttaagccgtcatagcataaaaatggagatattccattttttccgatcttcacaattatcttcaaaacttccgtatttatccgcggcaacttgacatttatccttcctcgtgggccaagcgtgaacaatgctgtggttcacgggcttttggttaagaaaaaatTGTAGGATGGGCCTcaagtcgtgttttaggtccctttgggccgtcttccgactcgacacgtttactacgagttttccgcggtttctaatccgtgaagtttgatcgatgaattaaaatagcgggaaacatggactgagcttgctacggtcttcgggagatagcattcgaaggtttgacgagaatgcaaggactggtgtcgtatcgatgttcagaaaggttcaatcgctacacagcgaccgaactctggctcgagcccggtcactacggagcgaccgagcgagacgagtgctcggtcgcttcgtagcgaccgagctttggcttgagctcggtcgctacacagcgaccgaactctggctagagcccggtcgctacgtagcgaccgagcgggacgatcgctcggtcgctacgtagcaaccgtactttggcttgagctcggtcgctacgtagcgaccgagcgggacgatcgcttggtcgctacgtagcgaccgaactttggctcgagctctgtcgctacgtagcgaccgagcgggacgatcgctcggtcgctacgtagcgaccgagctttggctcgagctcggtcgctacgtagcgaccgagagggacgagcgctcggtcgctacgtagcgaccgagcttggctcaggtttggttgctgcatagcgatCGGACGACGTGTATGCgcggtgaccgagcttggtttgttcggtttgaatcccaaaggatacttcttcgtagaaacttcgtattggttatttttacgaaaattacatctctccttttactatctctttcggaaatacgatctccgaggattttcgggtggtaattccgtcgtaaccgtttttgaccccaacagttagccccccagcccgttaggatcatgcatcgtaggatcctagcgtgcggttacgcatgtttggcaagttaggcgtgatggatggaattaatatccgaaagtccgagcttgaatagtaaatcctcatgtctataagaagggaggtaacttgttccataattttttccctttcttgtctttctctaagatctttcttaagagaaactttctatctttctctccacccttttcctctattctctcaggagaagtgtaaagatgtcgagcaagaaaaaaaattgcgaaaaaagggtcttcgttcgcgagtccttatgaagagctcatcgttccgaagatggagttcgtgcctcactcggtgcatcctgccgagaacgaggcatggtgggttgctcattatggctcgttgatccctcccaaggagaagccgttcccggtcctggtccatcgtggagtcgaggaaggggatgcaagcaggagtagcgacgagtttctcgcgatcatgcgatctttctaccatatcccggatgTTGTGGAATTCCTGGTTCCccgccgcggggaatgtgctaacagccccccagagggttactttacttgctacgaggcgttcgtagtgcgttgtcgcctatggttcccaatacccgaaattctcgtccgagtgttggatcgtttcgaagttgcgataagtcagttgactccccttgccattcagcatcttatcGGAATCCTGATTCTAAGttacgagcatggcctttccctttccgtcgatcattatgaagcgcttttgagacttcaacttgtcacagatacggataagcataggctggcccctcggaaatttatgtcagtggttaagaagttcatttcgaacttcaactcgtggaagaagttctttttctttgttcgtgtagacgctgcgtccgtcgaagagagttgcattccactgttccggaggttgccgaatgatcgtcccttcatcaaccctcttgctccgttccccgaggacatcattgcggtgagggatgttctcaggaacggtcctttcttctggacttcttttacgccgaagagggttcggaaggcattgagattcgtgcaacccggtcctgctttggctgcggacacgggaagcgactccgaacctgacgaccagaatcccgtcgaagctccaacagctatgccggagtcgagctcttggaagggaaaagatgtcgatcttggcgacatagagttttcgatggatgactctatgcttccaggatgggatccgaaccttgcttacggcgatgggagtggttcgagcgaggcccctattccagatttcgatgatttctttgctggtctgccaccgggtttcgatgctcctcctcctacgaaagaatcggcgaggccgagagtcgttgcggaaggatctcgcatcatcaatggggttagttttttgagaattttttggtgattgtcctatgtatatatttataacatgtcaatcgattttgcagggcctgagcttgcctgggctcggccattgaggcgggccatagagaagccatggtctaccgcttcaaagcggagaaagcggagcgggatctcgctcgcgtgcaaggcgagatgttggagcgagaggcgcaacttactcgtgatcatgcgcgggcaatccgcaaagcggaaaggaaaggcaaaagggaaatcgtcgaggtgatgaagactcgtgcctctcaattccaggttgagtatgggaacctcaagaatgcctttacctcggtgggtgactttcgcgagtgccgcggttcggtcggaagtctttggaggacgcgagccgatgactatgtgtttgaagaggaaatgagcttgatgaagagtgggatgaatgaacgtgcccatgctgaggcgcttatccctccgatcgacgagcggattcaagggttctgggattccatcccggtttcccctgataccgaggaggttccgaccgggtttcccgatggtggcgaggaagtggatcgtcccgcggatgcgttcggtgcttcgttgtccggggactttgactttggattatgagggatggattagttatccttttatctgttttcggccgagtgtggccctttgaatttggactttgtttaggcctagatggccgtatttgtatttaccgggactggccgttggtggctttgaatcccttgccgctttacgcggtttatttatatgatgaatgttttgtttcgagttttcctAAGTAGGGtcgaagtaaatatgagttgtcgtctcgtatttagatctgattagacgttcaatctgttggttcgttcgtgattttcgtaaaaatttacttatctttacgattttcgagaacattgagatacgaacggagagacatggtttaggatctcgtatcttttagatatcatgccttgagatgtttgagaccagagcgttgggtttagggcaagacctaggtttactttcggttaaggtttgtgcggtgactagccggctatcgtttttcctgttgcgatttcttcctgattcgcaccgatttaaagtccgcgatatgttctcggcttatatgacttgtatggtacgaatcgagcatcttctcagaatcaactggaagtgctaaaccaaaatttcggatttttgttgtagcgcgcttttgtccttgtgctggacgtttttaaagatcaaaagagtgatcgaattgcgtttgtttaagacggctggtgtgttcgtcggggccaatcgacgaatggggtgtaaggtttttggtggtcgcgttcggacaatttgttagaattgtcctcgaattttaacttttgcgacgtctcgcagttatttcgaggattatacgtgtatttttgcgtgtttgaaagatgataatctttaagatttttgggccggaaggggccgcagacaagagtgttaacgttttcaggcgtgtcctgaaagtttcttttgtgttttactgaagcgtaaacgttttcgataaaaaggacaacgtatacTGTAGTAaaattttttgaagtttctaaaaactcgattacaataatgaagatttttctaagtgggagtatacgagtatacgcacccattccccccccccctttttagagagggagatagctgaactcgtcttttgacgagctgcctacgtacccctttcgaggatcaagccatctcgtagttctgtttcatgccgcgagtgttcttactctgcggtagatgtcgcgatgtccgccttgaccgtgtcgatcgtggctgggtcgacgctattttccggatgttccggttgagttatcgcgtgggcttcggatttatgtcgagcttcgacgtccgatgcgtttgcgtcgatagacgattttacttcgtcttctcccggggcgcttttggctgaagatcgatctatcttcgcgcgtttgctgtttgcagaagccgtgatttgccttaacttatgctccgcgaggaagcatagtcgcgactgtttttggcatccccagatggccgcgactccgctcggcgttgggaacttgagacccaggtggtaggttgacggaactgcctgcatggcgttgagccatggggttcccatgatcacgttgtagatagcgggatgatcgactaccgcgaattcgacgattttcgtgatctccttggccatgactggcaattggattgatccgagagtcatcgacacttcgcctgaaaaacccgtgagcggttttggcgtcggaattacttctccgagttcgatactcatccgcttgagagtgtcgcggaagattacgttgaccgtgcttcccgtgtcgacgagtacccttccgacttctaaatctcgtatgacgagatctatgacgagcgggtcgcagtgaggttggtcgataccgccggcttcttcctctgtgaaggtgatcgagcaactttggccgtctcgaggaggagaccatgtaggccaatttgcacttgactctgccttccgttggtaagccttgatggccgacacggtatcgccgcagtattgtgatcctccgatgatcatattgactctgcgacgattgttatcgttccctttgtcatccggcctcctaccgcgtttatccccaggttggtttcgttgaggggatttttcagcgggcggatttctatccgtctttggaggccgatcagaatcgaggatgagatccttgacgctagttacttccgaaagctctccagcgagtagcttcgcggccagtcttgctcccaagactttgcagttggtcgtggagtgtcctcgggattggtggaactcgcagaaggtgttttcgtcatacccttgattgcgagtccatgtgttgcccgtggtccggccttgatccgaattgatcgcatagttatgcgccccttggagatcttccccctcgtgatggacgtacttgtcgttacgagagttcttctttttcccttcggatctgcgtctttcgaggatggtcttgccggcttatgtttttgcgataagactttagtttcttcctcgactatgatgtagtccgttgctttgtggagggcgtcctggatcgttcgcggtttgtcgagagttatccattttctgaatttcgacttgtaccagagcgtctttctcagcgcgtcgatggccactttgtcgcttatcccgctgaccctggacattatcagcttgaaccgactgataaactcgcggaggggttcgtcttccctctgggagagactccagaggtcaacatcggaggtttctctgtctatgaatacagagtactgtttgagaaattccgatgcgagctgtcgaaaactcccgatggtgttgcgacgaaggcgtgcgaaccattcgagcgctgctccttcaagattttcgacgaacaggcggcaatagccggcatctttttcgccgtccttcagtcttgctcttcccatcgcgatgtggaaagcctgaaggtgcgcttttggatcggccgtaccatcgtacttcggtactttgatctttcccggatcggacaccctcatgtccgaaatgcgactggt is from Brassica napus cultivar Da-Ae chromosome A4, Da-Ae, whole genome shotgun sequence and encodes:
- the LOC106417053 gene encoding uncharacterized protein LOC106417053, producing MGQQVKWPPKMKAPDSFRNQGLWCDFHLDHGHKAEDCVSLKIEVNKLLQKGYLGEFLSEKDKAHLSKEASGKSKGDAPSSPPRQDRVIHVISRGSEVSGVSHAAAKKTFVSKASQTPRVMHQ